CTCAAAAACCTTCCTCAATTCAAGCACAGTGATACATTCTAAACATAAGATCCGATCATCACACAATCTCCAAGTCAACCCCAAAAGTAATCACAGAATTACAGTCAAATAATCATAAGCAATATGAACAGAATcaagaatcagaatcagaatcagaatcagatCATCCCCAAAACTTGAGAACAATTTATTAGTGCAAAAATGGCAGAGGAATCAATATCAAAGTAAACGCTCAGATACCCAAAAGATTAAGAACAGTAAACAAGTAGAGTATTAAAGTCAGTCAATGCCTCGATCCCTGTATTCAATCAAATCTGAAGATGAACTACAATACCCACATCACTAAATCCATACACAAACCCAGAAATCGGAAGAGCTAATCAAGAAATTGAACTAGTCGAAGAAATTCATCGACCCATTTGGGGAAAGAATCAAAGGAGGCGTGGATCTTTAAGCACAGAAGCGGCGAGAGATGAAAACGATGAACAATATAGACATAGGTGAGGACAAAGTAGCTGAAGAGTCGAGGTTGGGTTGAACAGGTCGATTGTTGGTAAACAGGGCTGCGAGTGTAATGGGTTTATTGGTTTGGGGGATTTTGTTGCGCCAAGACGCGTCTAATTGgataattcaattcaattcaatccgCCGGCTTCTTCGGTTGGCTGCTCTCGAGAGAATTGAGACGAATTGAGACGAATTGGACGaagtcttttatttttttctcttagttATATCAACttgtaatataatttaatttaaatttattaaaattctacCTGTTGGAATGGGATAGTTGGTTCATATAAGTACCTCAAGCCAGCGATGGCATACCCGTTGAAGCTCGCATTGCCGAACGGTGGAATACCCGTTGCCATTTAAACTCATTTCATTGTCGAGTTAGGCAACACTCAAGTCAACTTCACTTTAttcttattaataatttaagcaTTAAATACATTGAGCATAATATCTTATCATTATGAACATCTTTCTTGCAAGTTAAGTCGAAATCATCTTCTACTCTAGAGCTTATGTGAATTTGTTTCAGGATTCTCATATCATTACTACACATTGTTAATTTCGTTTGTTCTTTAATTCCACATTTGTATATAAAAGAATTGAGTCTTTTAAtcgtaaaaaaaatgtcatataATGGTCTcttatttactattttctctatttaagACTAAAAAGTGACGAGAGAGACGACTTGATGGCAGATACAAAGGTAGCCGTCGTAGCAAGGGAGGGGCACATAAGCACCAAAGGAGAAGGAACAGTGGCGTGGAGAGGAAGCTTAGACGACAACGAATGTTATCattagagatgtccattttaccctccctcgaacaaagagtAGATTCCTCATTTAGACAAACAAATATACATGAGATTATATTTTTCGTGTTCGTCCCTAcctcacttttatttttatatatatatatatatattaaattaatgattttgttttaaattttttttagtttgttaaaacctatattgtaatattaaatattgtNNNNNNNNNNNNNNNNNNNNNNNNNNNNNNNNNNNNNNNNNNNNNNNNNNNNNNNNNNNNNNNNNNNNNttttttttttttttttttttttttttttttttttttttttttttttttttttttttttttgtaaatatgaaaaataaaataggggCGGAATAGGGCTCTCCATCCCTGCCCgataacttttaaattttaaattccattttttaaaataaaaatatttatttttaacaccTTCTAAATTCGGTTCTAGATAAGGTGGGCCGAGATAAAGTGGgcttttttatttccttttatataaTTCGGGTCGGGTTGgtcttaattattttcttaatattaaaCCGGGTTCAATTTTCTTCCTATAACCAAACCAATCGATTTGAACCTAACCGACCCGAAAACGAGGctaaattgaaaaatcaaaatcagcAATTCATacttatttcataatttttaaattgattaaatttattaaatatatgatccttcaaaataatttatagttGTTATATATATCAACCATGTTGATCATATCGCAGAGTAACGTTGgaattatcaatttattttctatttttattaattgaagtTCTACAcgatttaatatatacttaattaaagtaattttttttaataattgaagttaTACCcgatttaatatatactttttaaagtaaattttttaataattgaaattataaatgtttaatatatactccattaaagtaatttttttaataattgaaattatacacgaatatatatattagagtaattttcttaataattgaaattatacatattcaaataaatgagttTGATAGTGATCCACATataggaacaaaacatttttttataagtagTGGAAAtctctattttaaataaaaataaataaataaataaaatacaccaataaaccaatatatataaattatcaattatttaacaaatataaattatgactattatgataaataaagttgagtaaattaattaataaattatttatttatttgtaaaaaatggtagaaaatatatatttacgattggtttaagaaaaaatacacaacttaattataaatatatttttttccaacaaaaaaaatttactcaaaccaattataaatttatcttAGGTTatctacaaaataattatttatgaaattactGTTTCTTCTAcgttttttatatatatataatcaattattaatatcaCGCATTTATTACGCATGCAATTTTAATACAACCAtacactaaattaaaaaataataataataaaccgAATCCTATTAAGGCGTGACGTGTTTTATATTAATAGTTGCTTAGCcgacaatatatttttttaaatattatcagaaaataaaaaaactcattaaaaaaattatttacatataAGGTGTCCATGcttactaaaaataaatttcaattataaaatcatatctttaatttatttatttttatatatggaACTGATCTCACCGATTCCAataatttggtttttgtttttttagttttcggGAAAATATTGAAGATCAGATCACACGCCACGTCACCTtgctgaaattttgatttttgtttcccGTTTAAAGCAAAACGATGCCGTTTAGCCAAATTTACCACAATGCCCCTCTTCGTTGTCACCCCAAGACCCGTTCTATAAAACCCATCTCTCCGGTGCTTCAAACCGAGAGCTACGGATTTGTAAAGAAACTTTTACTCAGAGGCTTCGTTGATGGCGGCGATGGATACTATTTCGGCGCTTCTTTTCCGGCTGCCGCCTTCACTGTTAGTGAACGTAATGACGGTGGTGAGTTCAGTGGTGGTGGCGGTGATCGGACTTTCGGAAGCGAGAGGAACGGCGCATTTACAGTATTCGAAATTCTGGAATGCAAATAATAGCGCTACGAAATCATCTAATCCGGAGAAATTCAAGATTTCATCAAGATCGGGGATGCTCTTACTTTATGCGCCGGCGGCTCTCGCCGGCGCTGTATCGTTCTGGATCTTTCCAAACGACGATCTGAGGATTCTTCTGCTTAAATCTGCTCTCACTCTCCATTTCTTCAAAAGGAACTTTGAGGTACTCAAATTTTTTTGCCCTAAATTCCGTCTTCTTTTACATTCATCGCCATTCCTCAAATTCCGCCTGAAATTCCTACACAGGTACTGTTTATTCACAAATACAGCGGCAAAATGGCGCTCGATTCAGCCTTAATAATCTCCCTCAGCTACTTCTCCTCTACAGCGCTGATGATTTACGCTCAAGAACTCTCAAGAACACTTCCAGAGCCATCAATTGATCTGAAATTCATCGgaatttctctgtttctgaTAGGAATTATCGGGAACTTTTACCACCATTATATATTGTCCCAAACTAGAAAAAAGGGCGAAACAGGCTATAAAATCCCCAAAGGAGGCCTCTTCTGCGTTGTGATTTGCCCTCACT
This genomic window from Cucurbita pepo subsp. pepo cultivar mu-cu-16 chromosome LG01, ASM280686v2, whole genome shotgun sequence contains:
- the LOC111781849 gene encoding 3-oxo-5-alpha-steroid 4-dehydrogenase 2-like, with amino-acid sequence MAAMDTISALLFRLPPSLLVNVMTVVSSVVVAVIGLSEARGTAHLQYSKFWNANNSATKSSNPEKFKISSRSGMLLLYAPAALAGAVSFWIFPNDDLRILLLKSALTLHFFKRNFEVLFIHKYSGKMALDSALIISLSYFSSTALMIYAQELSRTLPEPSIDLKFIGISLFLIGIIGNFYHHYILSQTRKKGETGYKIPKGGLFCVVICPHYLFEITVYFGFALISQTIYSLCFAIATAMYLGGRSYATRKWYLSKFEDFPQHIKALVPFVF